A window from Pan paniscus chromosome 14, NHGRI_mPanPan1-v2.0_pri, whole genome shotgun sequence encodes these proteins:
- the ACOD1 gene encoding cis-aconitate decarboxylase, which yields MRRSSRSEDILEIDERKDHRQLSSCVFIPLTFRSFRGQGQPCVLWHTGCCSGLPEDSRAPPSCITSSTVSYGWMVQSITESFATAIHGLKVGHLTDRVIQRSKRMILDTLGAGFLGTTMEVFHIASQYSKIYSSNISSTVWGRPDIRLPPTYAAFVNGVAIHSMDFDDTRHPATHPSGAVLPVLTALAEALPRSPKFSGLDLLLAFNVGIEVQGRLLHFAKEANDIPKRFHPPSVVGTLGSAAAASKFLGLSSTKCREALAIAVSHAGAPMANAATQTKPLHIGNAAKHGIEVAFLAMLGLQGNKQVLDLEAGFGAFYANYSPKVLPSLASYSWLLDQQDVAFKRFPAHLSTHWVADAAASVRKHLVAERALLPIDYIKRIVLRIPNVQYVNRPFPVSEHEARHSFQYVACAMLLDGGITVPSFHECQINRPQVRELLSKVELEYPPDNLPSFNTLYCEISVTLKDGATFTDHSDTFYGHWRKPLSQEDLEEKFRANASKMLSWDTVESLIKIVENLEDLEDCSVLTTLLKGPSPPEVASNSPACNNLSQISPEAYQHLNDFAFGEIQ from the exons ATGAGAAGGTCAAGCAGATCAGAAGATATTTTGGAAATAGATGAACGCAAGGACCACAGACAGCTGAGCAGCTGTGTGTTTATCCCCCTCACGTTTCGTTCCTTCAGGGGCCAGGGACAGCCATGTGTTCTTTGGCACACAGGGTGCTGTTCAGGACTTCCAGAGGATTCCAGGGCTCCACCTTCCTGTATCACCAGCAGCACGGTCTCATATGGATGGATGGTGCAA TCTATCACAGAAAGCTTTGCCACAGCAATCCATGGCTTGAAAGTGGGACACCTGACAGATCGTGTTATTCAGAGGAGCAAGAGGATGATTCTAGACACTCTGGGTGCTGGGTTCCTGGGAACCACTATGGAAGTGTTTCACATAGCCAGCCAATATAGCAAG ATCTACAGTTCCAACATATCCAGCACTGTTTGGGGTCGGCCAGACATCAGGCTCCCGCCCACATATGCTGCTTTTGTGAACGGTGTGGCT attcactCCATGGATTTTGATGACACGAGGCACCCTGCCACCCACCCTTCTGGGGCTGTCCTTCCTGTCCTCACAGCTTTAGCAGAAGCCCTGCCAAGGAGTCCAAAGTTTTCTGGCCTTGACCTGCTGCTGGCTTTCAATGTTGGTATTGAAGTGCAAGGCCGATTACTGCATTTCGCCAAGGAGGCCAATGACATACCAAAGAG ATTCCATCCCCCTTCCGTGGTAGGAACGTTGGGTAGTGCTGCTGCTGCATCCAAGTTTTTAGGACTTAGCTCGACAAAGTGCCGAGAAGCTCTGGCCATTGCTGTTTCCCATGCTGGGGCACCCATGGCCAATGCTGCCACCCAGACCAAGCCCCTCCACATTGGCAATGCTGCCAAGCATGGGATAGAAGTTGCATTTTTGGCAATGTTGGGTCTCCAAGGAAACAAGCAGGTCTTGGACTTGGAGGCAGGATTTGGGGCCTTTTATGCCAACTATTCCCCAAAAGTCCTTCCAAGCCTAGCTTCCTACAGTTGGCTGCTGGACCAGCAGGACGTGGCCTTTAAGCGTTTTCCTGCACATTTATCTACCCACTGGGTGGCAGATGCAGCTGCATCTGTGAGAAAGCACCTTGTAGCAGAGAGAGCCCTGCTTCCAATTGACTACATTAAGAGAATTGTGCTCAGGATACCAAATGTCCAGTATGTAAACAGGCCCTTTCCAGTTTCGGAGCATGAGGCCCGTCATTCATTCCAGTATGTGGCCTGTGCCATGCTGCTTGATGGTGGCATCACTGTCCCCTCATTCCATGAATGCCAGATCAACAGGCCACAGGTGAGAGAGCTACTCAGTAAGGTGGAGCTGGAGTACCCTCCAGACAACTTGCCAAGCTTCAACACACTGTACTGTGAAATAAGTGTCACCCTCAAGGATGGAGCCACCTTCACAGATCACTCTGATACCTTCTATGGGCACTGGAGAAAACCACTGAGCCAGGAGGACCTAGAGGAAAAGTTCAGAGCCAATGCCTCCAAGATGCTGTCCTGGGACACAGTGGAAAGCCTTATAAAGATAGTCGAAAATCTAGAAGACCTAGAAGACTGTTCTGTGTTAACTACACTTCTCAAAGGACCCTCTCCACCAGAGGTAGCTTCAAACTCTCCAGCATGTAATAATCTATCACAAATCTCTCCTGAGGCTTACCAACATCTAAATGACTTTGCATTTGGGGAGATTCAATGA